One Cereibacter sphaeroides 2.4.1 genomic window carries:
- a CDS encoding MerR family transcriptional regulator produces the protein MIRQLADAGLTVEAMRDLLPCIISPEPTFHPCERLRARLTDELAKLDRRLADISRSQVAAYLAGLPGENPRGIGLEGSGRDPGVAGPRLQFRPQAEVTGAMIPSRPGAAGASPFSPSRLCRIREARIEGFADPLHLLRKESLRPKQQFCHLRRTHPRLTCYLCGRMND, from the coding sequence ATGATCCGACAACTGGCCGATGCCGGGCTCACGGTCGAGGCAATGCGCGACCTGCTGCCCTGCATCATCAGCCCCGAGCCGACGTTCCATCCTTGCGAGCGGCTGCGCGCCCGCCTCACGGATGAACTGGCAAAGCTCGATCGCAGGCTCGCCGATATATCGCGGTCGCAGGTCGCGGCTTACCTCGCCGGATTGCCCGGAGAGAACCCGCGCGGCATTGGCCTCGAGGGATCTGGGCGTGACCCCGGCGTTGCCGGTCCACGGCTCCAGTTCCGTCCGCAAGCGGAGGTGACCGGAGCCATGATACCCTCTCGTCCCGGCGCCGCGGGCGCCTCGCCCTTCTCGCCGAGCCGGTTATGTCGCATCCGTGAGGCGCGGATCGAAGGCTTCGCCGATCCGCTGCACCTGCTCCGCAAGGAATCCTTGAGGCCCAAACAACAGTTTTGTCACCTTAGGAGAACACACCCCCGATTAACATGTTATCTTTGCGGTCGCATGAATGATTAA